From Mucilaginibacter gotjawali:
ATTGTCCAACAGGTTCAGCCTGATGAAATTTATAACCTTGGTGCAATGTCGCATGTAAAGGTTAGTTTCGATACCCCCGAATATACTGCGAATGCCGATGGTATTGGTACGCTGCGGCTGCTTGAAGCGATCAGGATATTAGGCCTTGAGAAAAAAACACGGATATACCAGGCCTCAACATCAGAGCTGTACGGGCTGGTACAGGCTGTTCCTCAATCAGAAACCACCCCATTTTATCCACGCAGCCCTTACGCGGTAGCTAAACTTTATGCTTACTGGATAACTGTTAACTACCGCGAAGCATACGGCATGTACGCGTGCAACGGCATTTTGTTTAATCACGAGAGCCCTTTGCGTGGCGAAACATTTGTTACGCGCAAGATTACCAGGGCCGTAGCTAAAATTGCTATGGGGCTGCAGGACAAACTTTTTTTAGGCAACCTGGATGCACAGCGTGATTGGGGACACGCTAAAGATTATGTAGAAGCGATGTACCTCATTCTGCAACAGGATCAGCCCGAAGATTTTGTGATCGCGACAGGTGTTACCACCCGGGTAAGGGAGTTTGTTCGTTTGGCATTTGCCGAGGTTGGCATTGAGGTGGCGTTTAAGGGTGATGGTGCAGATGAAAAAGGGTATGTGGTTTATTGCAGTAATCCCGACTTTCAAATTGAACCCGGAAAAGAAATTGTTTCTGTTGACCCCCGTTATTTCAGGCCAACCGAAGTTGAACTGTTAATTGGCGACCCTTCAAAGTCTACCTCAAAACTTGGATGGAAACCTAAATATAATTTACAGCAATTGGTTGAAGAAATGGTAGCCGCGGATCTTGAATTATTCCAGAAAGAAAGACTGCTTAAGGAGGCCGGCTACGCCATTAAGAATCAATTTGAATAAACTTTCTATTTATTAAACAACTATCCCAATATTATAATTGTGAAATTCATTAAACAAGTTGGATTACTGTTCCTGGTAACGATTATATTAGGTTCATGCGTAAGCCAAAAAAATGTGGCTTATTTTCAAACACCCAACCCGTCGTCAGACTCGGCCAGCTTTGAGATTTCAAACCTGTACGCAGCCACGATACAGCCATCGGATATTTTAAGTATCGATATAAGCAGCCTAAGCCAGGAGGCGAGCCTGATGGTTAACCCGCATTTACCCATGCAGGCAGCCAGCGTAACGCAGCAAGCCACACAATATAATAACCCTCCGGCTGCTATCGGGTATTTAGTTGATAACCAGGGGCAGGTTACCATTCCTTTGATCGGGAAGGTAAAAGTTAGCGGTTTAACCACATTTGTAGCTGCCGATACGATTACCCGCAGGCTTGATAACCTGCTTGTGCAGCCCACCGTAAATATTCGCATCCTTAATTTCAAGATTTCTGTTTTAGGTGAAGTTGTTCGCCCGGCAGTTTACACCATCCCAAATGAAAAAGTTTCTATTCCGGAAGCTATTGCTATGGCTGGTGATTTAACCATCTATGCAAAAAGAGATAATATTTTATTGGTTCGCGAAGTTAATGGCAAAAGGACCTTTAACCGTATCGACATAACTCAAAGAAACTTGTTTAATTCACCATTTTATTATTTGCACCCAAATGATATTTTATATATCGAGCCCGGAAAAGGCAGGATAACATCGAGTGACCGAAGCATACAGCTGGCTCCAATAATCATCAGCGGGTTAACCCTGATAGCAACACTTTTATTGGCCGCTCTTAAAAAATAAATGATATGAGTAAAGATCCTTTTGCGCCATTATTGTTACAGGATTCAAACGAGGAAAGTAAATTTCATCTAAAAGAATTCGTGTTCAAATATTCCATTTACTGGAAGTGGTTCGTGATAGCGCTCGCGCTATCATTGGTGTCCGGCTTTATTTATTTAAAGGTGCATGCGCCCATTTTTTCTATCCATAGCAGCATTTTAATCAAAGACCAGCAAAAAGGCCTGGGCCAGGAAGATGATATGATGAAACAATTGAACATTTTTTCATCAAATAAAGTTGTGGACAACGAGATCCAGGTATTGGGCTCATACACCCTGATGAAAGAAGTAGTAGATACCCTTAAGCTAAATGTAACCTATTACTGGCAAGGTTTGTTCCGCAAAGTAGAACTCTACAATAGGAGCCCTTTAAAATTGGAGCAAATTTCCACGACTTCGGAAACATATAAAAAGCCATT
This genomic window contains:
- the gmd gene encoding GDP-mannose 4,6-dehydratase, which gives rise to MKKKALLTGVTGQDGAYLTELLLSKGYEVHGIKRRSSLFNTERIDHLYHDPHDTERNMVLHFGDLSDSTNLIRIVQQVQPDEIYNLGAMSHVKVSFDTPEYTANADGIGTLRLLEAIRILGLEKKTRIYQASTSELYGLVQAVPQSETTPFYPRSPYAVAKLYAYWITVNYREAYGMYACNGILFNHESPLRGETFVTRKITRAVAKIAMGLQDKLFLGNLDAQRDWGHAKDYVEAMYLILQQDQPEDFVIATGVTTRVREFVRLAFAEVGIEVAFKGDGADEKGYVVYCSNPDFQIEPGKEIVSVDPRYFRPTEVELLIGDPSKSTSKLGWKPKYNLQQLVEEMVAADLELFQKERLLKEAGYAIKNQFE
- a CDS encoding polysaccharide biosynthesis/export family protein, encoding MKFIKQVGLLFLVTIILGSCVSQKNVAYFQTPNPSSDSASFEISNLYAATIQPSDILSIDISSLSQEASLMVNPHLPMQAASVTQQATQYNNPPAAIGYLVDNQGQVTIPLIGKVKVSGLTTFVAADTITRRLDNLLVQPTVNIRILNFKISVLGEVVRPAVYTIPNEKVSIPEAIAMAGDLTIYAKRDNILLVREVNGKRTFNRIDITQRNLFNSPFYYLHPNDILYIEPGKGRITSSDRSIQLAPIIISGLTLIATLLLAALKK